A single region of the Anomaloglossus baeobatrachus isolate aAnoBae1 chromosome 2, aAnoBae1.hap1, whole genome shotgun sequence genome encodes:
- the OMP gene encoding olfactory marker protein: protein MSTEASEIELVLTEDSQLTKCMRIRVLSLQQKNARPQDGEKLLKPNEYIYRLDFSQQKLKFLWWKVHLKKPGKVIITGTSQHWTPDLTNLMTRQLLDPSSIFWKNTDDDEIQCNEADAQEFGERLCELAKIRKVMFFVITFTDGAEPGNVACSVGFKA from the coding sequence ATGTCAACAGAGGCATCGGAGATTGAGCTTGTCCTCACCGAAGATTCCCAACTCACCAAATGTATGCGTATACGAGTCCTTAGCCTCCAGCAGAAGAACGCCAGACCCCAAGATGGTGAAAAGTTACTCAAACCCAATGAGTACATCTATCGGCTGGACTTCAGCCAACAGAAGTTGAAGTTTCTCTGGTGGAAAGTCCACCTCAAGAAGCCGGGGAAGGTCATAATCACCGGAACATCTCAACATTGGACTCCAGATCTCACCAACCTCATGACCAGACAGCTTCTGGATCCTTCATCGATCTTCTGGAAAAACACCGATGATGACGAGATTCAGTGCAACGAAGCTGACGCCCAAGAGTTCGGGGAGAGGTTGTGCGAGCTCGCCAAAATTCGGAAGGTTATGTTCTTTGTCATTACTTTTACCGATGGAGCTGAACCGGGGAACGTCGCATGTTCAGTCGGATTCAAGGCGTGA